The Actinomadura graeca nucleotide sequence GAGCACCTCCAGCACGATCCGGGTGCGCGGCGGCGCGCCGAGGGCCCGCGCGCACTCCTCCCGCAGGGCCGCCGCGCGGATCGGCTCGTCCGGCGGGAACGGGTAGACGACCACGGCGCCGTCCCCGCGGACGAGGACCGTCACGTCGGGCGCGCCCGCCGCGGGCTGGGGCTCCCCGCCCAGCGACACCACCAGGTCGCGGATCTCCCCGGACCCGATCGCCGCGCTGGACACGAGGTGGAGGTCGGCGGACACCTCAGGGGGGCGCGTCGGCCGACGCGGTGGTCAGTGCGGTGGTCAGCGCGGACGTCAGGGCGGCGCCCGCGGTGCCGTCCGGGTCGAGCTCCGGATCGTAGATGCCGACGTGCAGGCCCACCGCGCGGGGGCTGGCCAGCAGCGTCGCCAGGACGGACGTCAGCTCCGCGAACGACAGCCCGTCCGGGTTCGGCGAGTCGACCGCCGGCATGACCGACCTGTCGAGGATGTCGGCGTCCAGGTGGATCCAGAAACCCTCGATCGGCGCGTCCTCCAGATGGGCCCGCGCCGCCCGCGCCGCCGCGTCCGCGCCGTGCTCGCGGACGTACTCGATCGGGTACCGGTCGATGCGGGAGGTGTCGAAGGCGGCCAGGTCGGAGTCCGCGTGGTCCTCCGGCTCCCGCTGGACGCCGATGTGCGCGACGTGCTCCTCCGCGACGTAGGGGCGCAGGCCGTCGAGGTCGGTGAGCGCGCCGGGGCCGTGGCCGGTGACGAGGCCGAGCGCCAGCCCGCCCGCCGTGAGCCGCCCCGCGTGGGCGGCCGGGTCGAGGCGCGGCGAGTAGTCGTCGTGACCGTCCAGATGCGCCAGCCCGTAGGTGCCGCGGGCGCGCAGCGCCAGCATCGGCCCGAGCAGGATGCTGCAGTCGCCGCCCAGCACGAGCGGGAAGCGCCCCGCGTCCAGCAGCCCGCCCACGCGTGCCGCGAGCCGCGCCGAGTACTCCGCCAGCGCGGGCCCGTTCAGGTAGCCGGTCGTGTGGTCGGGACCGAAGACGTAGGGCGGCGGATCGACGCGCCCGGCGTCCTCCGCCCCCGCACGCCCTGCGATGCCGTGCTCGCGCAGCGCGCGGGCGAGGCCGCGCACGCCGGGCTCGTGACCCTCGCGCGGCGGCCGTAGGCCGAGGTTGGAGGGGGCGTCCAGCACCGAGATCACCCTTCGCAGCCTAACGTTGAGGGTCGAACACGCGGAGGAATTTCGATGACCGTTCTGGGCCGCCTGACCGACCGGATCCTCGGCCTGCCCGTGGCCCCGGCGCATGACACGCCGCCGCCCCCCGGGGTCGCGCGCGATCTGCGGGTGCCGATGCCGGACGGCGTGACGCTGCTCGCCGACGTGCACCGCCCGCGCGGCACCGGCCCGCTGCCCGCCGTCCTCATCCGCACCCCGTACGGCAAGGGGCAGGCGCTCGTGCGGCTGTTCGCGGGCGTCCTCGTCCGGCGGGGCTTCCAGGTCGTCGTGCAGGACGTGCGGGGGGTGGGCGGCTCCGGCGGCGAGTTCCGCGCCTTCCACGACGAGCGGGAGGACGGGCTCGCCACGCTCGCGTGGCTGCGCGCGCAGCCGTGGTGCGACGGCCGGGTCGCGACGGTCGGCGCCAGCTACCTCGGCTTCACCCAGTGGGCGGTCGCGCCCTACGCCGACCCGCCCCTGGAGGCGATGGGCCTCGGCATCACCGCGTCCGAGTTCGTCAGCTCCTTCTACCCGGGCGGCGCGCTGGCCCTGCACAACACGCTCGTATGGTCGTCGCTCATGGGCGTCCGGGCCGGCCGCCGCGGGGAGGAGGGGGCGCGGGACGGGCGGCGCCCGCTGCACGACCGGCGCGTGCGGCGCGCGATGCGGCACCTGCCGGTCGGCGAGGCCGACACCGCCGCGATCGGCCGCCCCGAGCCGTTCCTGCGCGAGGTCACCGCCAACGCCGAGCGGATCGCGTTCTGGGAGGCGACCGACCACAGCGCCCAGGTCGCCGCGACCACCGCCCCCGCCAGCATGGTCACCGGCTGGTGGGACCCGTTCCTGCGCGGGCAGCTCCGCGACTTCGAGGCGCTCCAGGCCGCCGGCCGCCGGGCCCGCATCACGATCGGGCCCTGGGGACACGACGCGAAGGCGCTGCGGGCCGTCCTCGCCGACCAGGTCTCCTGGCTGGACGCGCACCTGGGCGGGGACACCGCCGCGCTGCGCCGGGCGCCCGTCCGGCTGCACCTCCAGGGGTCGGGCCGCTGGCTGGACTTCGAAAGCTGGCCACCGCCCGGGACCGAGCCGACTCCGCTGCACCTGTCGCACGGGCTGACCTGGGACGCGCCGTCCGGCACCGAGCCGGTCGCCTTCACCTATGACCCGCTCGACCTCACGCCGGGCGTCGGCGGCCCGCTCCTCTCACCGGGCAGGGCCGGACAGCGGGACAACGGCCGGATCGAGGCGCGCGGCGACGTCGCCGTCCTCACCGGCGCGCCCCTCGACCGTCCCCTCGACCTGATCGGCCCGGTGTCGGCGACCATCCACGTCCGGACGAGCACCGGCCACGGCGACCTGTTCGTCCGGCTCTGCGACGTCGACCCGCGGGGCGTGTCCCGCAACGTCACCGACGGCATCGTGCGGATCTCCTCGCCGGGACTCGTCCGCGCGGAGGTCGAGATGCACCCGACCGGCTACCGCTTCCACCGCGGGCACCGGCTCCGCGTGATGCTGGCGGGCGGGGCGTTCCCCCGCTTCGCGCGCAACCACGGCACCGGCGAGCCCGCCGCGCGGGCCGTGGCGTCCAAGCGCGTCCGCTTCGAGGTCCACCGCGACGCCGGGCACCCGTCGTCGCTGCTACTCCCCGTCTGGAACGGCTGAGGCGGACGCCGCCGCGGAGCCCTCCGCGGACGTCGCGGCGGGCTTCCCCGCGGCCTCCTCGGCGGCCTTCTCCGCGGCTTCGGCGCGCAGCCGCTCGTACTCCTTCAGCACCTTCTTGCGGGACCTCGCGGACAGCCGGTCGATGTAGACCTTCCCCTCCAGGTGGTCGGTCTCGTGCTGGAGGCAGCGCGCCAGCAGCCCCGTCCCCTCGACGGTGACCGGCTCCCCGCGCAGGTCGAAGCCGTGCACGGTCGCGTGGTCGGGACGCGCCAGCTTCGCGTACGGGCCGGGCACCGACAGGCACCCCTCGTCGCCCTCGTCCAGCCGCCGCCGGTCCAGCGGCGGAAGCTCCAGCACGGGGTTCACCACGACGCCCTTGTGGCGCTCGCCGTCCTCGTCGGGGCAGTCGTAGACGAAGATCCGCAGGTCCACCCCGACCTGGTTGCCCGCGAGCCCGACGCCCTCCGCCGCGTACATGCTGGCGAACATGTCGTCGGCCAGCTCCGCGAGCGCCGCGTCGAACTCCTCGACCGGCCGGCACGCCTGATGCAGGACCGGGGTCCCCACCAGCGTGATGGCCCGCACTCGCCCAGTCATAGCCCGCTCTCCTCCGTCCGGCACCGTCACCACTGCGACCCTAGTGCGGATGCCGGGGTGCCCGCCCCGCGGCCCGGCGACGTCCCCGCCGCGCGCCGGGCGTCGCGTGCCGTGAGGCCGGGCGGCGCCCCCGCGCGGACCGTGTTCCGTTCGTCGCAGACGGTGAACCGTTCGTCGAGCCGGGAGAGCGAAGCCCTCGCAGGCCCCTCCGGGGGCTCGCTACGTTCGTCGCATCCGCCGGACGAACGGCGCGAGCCGCTCCAGGGGCGGGCCGCTTCGGGGGGAGCGGGCCGCTCGCGATGGAGCAGGCGGGCCCCGGTACGGGGCGCCGCGGCCGGCCCGGCGGAACGGGGGGAGAGGGGTCACTTCTTTGGGGGGAGTGGCCCCTCCGTCTGTCCGGCGCGTGATGCCACCCGCGCGCCCTCACCGGGGCCTCCCGTCCCGGCGGGATGCCCGGCGTCGTCCGGGCGGTGAGGACCGGCTCCGCCCGCGTAAAAGAGTCCAAGCGTTCGTTGAACGAGTAAGTCAAAACGTTAAGCGCGGGTGCGGATTGGCGATAAAGGGACCGCCGCCCGGCCGTTCTCGGTACGGTGCCGTGCTCGTCGCCGATCTCAGAAAACTTGACGCGTCGGACGTCGACTTCGCCGTGGCGCTGCGAAATGGTCATCCGCATGGAATCACGAATTCGAGCCACCGGGGGTACCGGGCCGACCGGCTGGCTGCTCACCTTTCTCGGCGCACGCGAGCAGGCGCTGCGCACTCACAGCGGCCTCGCGACCGGCCCCACGGAATGGCTGCTGGTGTTCCTGGAGGTCGAGCGCGCCGAACTCGCCGGCCGCCAGCGCCCCACGCTGCTCTCGCGGCGCGGGCGGCCCGAGGAGTACCCGTTCGGACGCCTGAACGCCCGCAGCGCGTAGGACGGGAGAAAATGATCATCGAGATGTTCCTCGCCGCGCTGATCGGCGGCGCGATCGGCGTCGCCGAGCTCGTCGCGCGCTACCGCGACAAGCCCGTCGCGGCGCTGCTGTCCCCGGGCGGGCTGCTGTTCGCCTTCGTCAACACGAGCGCGTCCGTGGTCGCGCTGATCGCGGTGACGGCGTCGGGCTGGACGTTCGGCCTGCCGGCGACGATGCCCCCGACGACCCTCATGGTCGTGCGGGTGATGGCCGCCGGGATCGGCTCGGCCGCCGTCCTGCGCATGTCGTTCGCCCCCGCCCAGACCCGCGCGGCCGGCACCGGCCCGATCGCCCTGCTCAACGGCATCCTCCGGAT carries:
- a CDS encoding arginase family protein, producing the protein MISVLDAPSNLGLRPPREGHEPGVRGLARALREHGIAGRAGAEDAGRVDPPPYVFGPDHTTGYLNGPALAEYSARLAARVGGLLDAGRFPLVLGGDCSILLGPMLALRARGTYGLAHLDGHDDYSPRLDPAAHAGRLTAGGLALGLVTGHGPGALTDLDGLRPYVAEEHVAHIGVQREPEDHADSDLAAFDTSRIDRYPIEYVREHGADAAARAARAHLEDAPIEGFWIHLDADILDRSVMPAVDSPNPDGLSFAELTSVLATLLASPRAVGLHVGIYDPELDPDGTAGAALTSALTTALTTASADAPP
- a CDS encoding CocE/NonD family hydrolase, with the protein product MTVLGRLTDRILGLPVAPAHDTPPPPGVARDLRVPMPDGVTLLADVHRPRGTGPLPAVLIRTPYGKGQALVRLFAGVLVRRGFQVVVQDVRGVGGSGGEFRAFHDEREDGLATLAWLRAQPWCDGRVATVGASYLGFTQWAVAPYADPPLEAMGLGITASEFVSSFYPGGALALHNTLVWSSLMGVRAGRRGEEGARDGRRPLHDRRVRRAMRHLPVGEADTAAIGRPEPFLREVTANAERIAFWEATDHSAQVAATTAPASMVTGWWDPFLRGQLRDFEALQAAGRRARITIGPWGHDAKALRAVLADQVSWLDAHLGGDTAALRRAPVRLHLQGSGRWLDFESWPPPGTEPTPLHLSHGLTWDAPSGTEPVAFTYDPLDLTPGVGGPLLSPGRAGQRDNGRIEARGDVAVLTGAPLDRPLDLIGPVSATIHVRTSTGHGDLFVRLCDVDPRGVSRNVTDGIVRISSPGLVRAEVEMHPTGYRFHRGHRLRVMLAGGAFPRFARNHGTGEPAARAVASKRVRFEVHRDAGHPSSLLLPVWNG
- the def gene encoding peptide deformylase — its product is MTGRVRAITLVGTPVLHQACRPVEEFDAALAELADDMFASMYAAEGVGLAGNQVGVDLRIFVYDCPDEDGERHKGVVVNPVLELPPLDRRRLDEGDEGCLSVPGPYAKLARPDHATVHGFDLRGEPVTVEGTGLLARCLQHETDHLEGKVYIDRLSARSRKKVLKEYERLRAEAAEKAAEEAAGKPAATSAEGSAAASASAVPDGE